Within Maridesulfovibrio frigidus DSM 17176, the genomic segment ATAAATCACGGATATCAACCGGAACGGCTTCAATTCTAGCAACGGCGTTGGATAAATCCCGTTCCTGTTTAGTTGCGCTAATAGGCAAAAGGTCAGACATTAGCCTTCCCCTACTTCAAACGAGGTGCAATAAGCCGCCTGTTCTGGTTGCATTGCTAAATCTGAAACAGGGGAAATAAGTTCAACTTTTGCCACGCCTTCAACGTGCAAAGCGGCATAAATACCGGAAAGCGGAACAGTTGAGCCAAGGCTATGCCTTTCGTTTGCATATTCAGTTACAGCGGCAAGGGCTGAATCAATAACAGACGAAGGAGCCGGACCGGGCTGAATGTAAAGTGTTGCTTTAACTTCGTAGTTTACAATCACAGCAGGTTTTACGGTCACATGGTCAGTTAACGGCCTAACTTCGCGATCATTGACCACATCATCTACAGCAATAAGGGTTTCAGCATCCGGCAAGCCGTCACCGTCACGAGTTAAAACATAAACCTCGACCTCACCCGGCAACGAACTCAAAGCCGCCGCACCACGCACAGCGGGTACTTTTAAAGCATGGAAAACATACGCCCCATCAGGACCAGCGGAAGAAAACCCTTCCGGGGCCATTTGAACGCGGGCACGAAATTCATCATCACCTTCATAAGTAGGAAGAATAACGGGACGGGCTTCAGAATCACCCGCATCAATAAGCTTTCGCTCAACTGGCGCAAGAGCCGCCAGATTATCAAGGTCAGCACCCGGAGCATAAGCAACCATCACAGCGCGGGCGGCATCGTTAACGCGCTGGCGCAAGCCGAGTTCACGGTATGCGGCAACTTCTAAAATTTTATAAGCGGGATCAGATTCAACAAGCGCAGTGAATTGCGGATCACGCGCGCGAAGGTCAGCCAGCAATTCAGCAAGGATTGATTCAAAATCAAGCGGCTCGACAATATCAGGGGCCGGAACCTTGGACATATTAATAGGTTCAAAGGTCATGATATTACTATCCCGTCTAAAGTGATTTCCTTTCCTTCCGGCAAGTACTTACCAACTAAATTGATAATGATTTCCCCGGCTGAATTTAGGCTTTCAACTATAACGCTGGTGAGCTTGTAACGTGGTTCCCATTTCTTAAGAGCTTCAGCAACGGCAGAATAGTATTCAACCAACAAGTCGGAGCTGTACGGCCTATCAACCAGCTTAAATAAGCGACTGCCATAAGTGCGCCGCATGATTCTTGAACCTATTGGAGTAGTAAGAATGTCAGTAATGGACTGGCGAAGGTGTGTAAGCCCCTCAACATGTTTGCCAGTTACAGCGCATACACCTTTCATGATGCACCTCCAGTGGGTTCATCAGTGACGGTGCCGTTTTCACCGTGAACATGATGTTGTAGGGAAACACCCTCGGAAATGGTATCGCCGTCATGCTGAATAAAATCACCTTCGCGGTGGATAATTTCACCGTAAAGTTCTGCCCCGCCACCGTGGGTGCTGTTGCCGTGGGTGATAGGACCATCAAAAACAAGTTGCGGAGCGGAAAGGGTTACACGGGTTGCGCTGTTGATTACAATTTCACCAACAACATCAAGTATTACCTTACCGCCGACGGCACGGTTAACATCCCCGCCAATATCATCTGAAACATTGCCGCCGATAATATCAGTGCGGTTGCCGCCAATATCATTAAAAACATCACGCCCGACCTGCTTAAACTCATCACGATCAATGGTCATGGAAACATCCCTGTGAACCTGAACAGTCATATCCTTATCAATTTCGCGATTCTCAAAACCGGGAATGTAAGCGTGTAAAATATGATTCAAGCGGTCATACTCGATAATCGCGCCATCTTCATAAGTAGTACGATGAATAGTAGGTCGATCCGCCGGGGCCGGATGATTAGTGGAAAAGAGAGAACCCAAAACAGCACCGCCGGAAATCTCACCGGACGGAGCCAAAACAATCACCTGTTCGCCGACTTCCGGTGCCCACCAAGTGTGGTCGCCACCAGCGCGAAATGTAACCCACGGAAGCCAATCAGAAACAGCTTCACCAAAGGACACACGAACACGTGCCTTGCTGTAATCAGCTTCGGCAACGGTTCCTATGCGGATCATGTTTGATAAGCGGCGGTCAATTTCTGACTTATGGAAGTTCGAATTCTGCAATGACCTGCCCTCCGCTTTCCTGTGTTGGAATTTCACCATCTGTAACCACTTGATATTCCGGCTCATGGTCCGCGCCAATCAATGGCGAATAGCCAAGAAAAACCGTTTGCGGTGTATTGCCTTCACCAGTCCAAATAGATTCGCCAAGCAAGCCACTGAACTCAAATTCAACCCGCCACTCTTCATATCCATCCTTTGAAGGCTTGAAGTCTTCAGGATAACCACCAATAAACTTTGTCGCTGAAACCGGAAGCCCAAAGCGGTTCCCGTCGATAAACTTAGCAAGAGAACAAACTAGGGCGGCAACTTCACGGGCCGCATCCTTCACTTTGAAATGGATAAGCGGATAGACAACCCAACGCATGTTTATTTCAAGCTGGCCTGTACCGGGATCTTTTTCGCCCGGCTCAACATGGGCAAGCTCAAGAGCAAGGGCCGGAGCAACCACCGTTCCGCTTTCACGGCGATAGTCACCCACGGAACAAGCGGGAAAAGCTTCTTTAAGCTTTTGAACAATCGCTTCATGCGCTTCGGATATGTCTATTTGCTCGATTCCCATTTCATTTCCCTTTCAAAAAATATGTAAAATTTGCGTTCAAAAGCTTTGAGGATATCGGCCTCAATTACATGTTTAATGGCCTGATCAATTTTCGCTGTTTGTATGGCGATGGGTAGCCGGTTATCTGTTCCCTTCTCTAATGTAACTCGCCTATAAACCTCAGTTTTACCGCCACGCTGTTGAATGAAACCGTGTTTACGTTCAATCTTTCCAGCCTGAACACCTGTCCGATTCTGGTTAGGGTTCATTTCCCGCAAAGGAACTCCATACAATCCAAACCAAAGCCGAGAGGTATTGCGACCACCACCAAAAGATACAAATAAACGCTTTTTAAGAACGGCCTGCTTAATTCCAGTTACCTTGCTGGTTTCACGCAGAGCTACAGTTTTTAAATGCCGGGCAAGCTTTGAAATGGCTCTTTTGCAAGCAACATCAATTTGCTTTTCAGTTGCGGCAAAATCAGCGGCGATCAGCTCAAGTTTATCGCCATCTATCTTCAGAGCTGTAGCCATTACTGAGCCAAAGTAAGTTCAATTTTTCCAAGTCCGGAGCCATCAGGGCGAAAAGCATACACATCGTAAGTTTTGCTTTCCAAAACCACCTGGGAACCTTGTTCAAGACCAGACGCGTCAATTTCCTTACATGTCAAAACAGGGCTGTCAGGATTAAAAACCATTGCCCTGCCTAGCATTGCTTCATCCATGTCAGCATCTTTGTAGGCTTTAAATGTTCGATTCTCGGCAATGACAAGAATTTCATGTGCATCCAGCCCATCAAAGAATATATCTAGGTCGTCTTCCATATCAGCTAGAAAATCGTTCATTGTTCCGCCTGCGTCTCGTAACATCTGATGGTTGCATTTTGATCTTTGATCAACTTGTCCTGATTGATGACATTGTCGGTCAGAATCTTAACATTATAGGGTGAACCGAGGTGTTGTTCGGAATCCAGACGACTGAATTCATAGACTCCTGGGCCGGGGCATTTCTCAAGCTTTGCTACAACCTCGATAACTTCAACCTGAGGTTCAGGAATCTCGAGCTTACTGCTGCAGGAACACAGAATTAAGCAGGCCAACAGCAGAGTTGCTTGTCGCATCGTCGATTACTCCGGTTGTTTGTTCAGGCTTAACCGCCACGGCCTTCCGGCTGATCTCCTGACTAGTGGCCAAGCGAACAACATACTCACGATTATTCGTCCGCTCATCTTCCAACAAATTATTAAGTCCGGCGTTTACCCTATGCAGTCGATTCTCATCCGCTTCAGCAAGATTAGCCCTTGTCTCAGCGTTTGCACGTAGCCCCTGCTCCGTTACAATCGTAGCGTTCAGAGCTACCTTTTCGCCTTTCAGAGTGGTGATGTCGGCTTTCAAAAACGCAATTCTCACGAGCATGCCGACCAGAAGTAATGCCACCACGACTACGCCGCCAATGCAGGCAATAAGTTTTCCTTTGCCACCAAAAAGACCGAGAAGGATGGAGATCATGACATCAAGTTCCAAAGTCGATCTCTGATTTCAGCCACTTCCTGATTCGGACAGGTCTTGTGATCATCTAGTTCGTTGTGACCGTAAACAGCGTCCGCATCGAGTCCGTAGTGCTGGAGTATTTCAAGCAGAACTTGCGTCAAAGTTTCCATCTGATTTTCGGTAAAAGTCTCTTTACCAATCAGGCAAACACCAATGGACCTACTGTTAAATCCTTTGCAGTGCGCACCCTTGACTTCAATATCGCGCCCAAGTTCAACAATACCATCAAGCGAAGGATCATACTCTCCGCGGCTTGTGGGGTGGCCGTTCAGAATTACCATGTGGTATCCGATCCCGCTCCACCCCCTTTCCAGATGCCACTCGTTGATTACTGCCGCGTTGCCCCAAGCCGAGTCCGAGCAATGAACCACCACCATATCTACCTGACGTCCCATAACGACTCCTGTCTTGAATCGGATCAAATTCATCCCTGAAGGACTTAATCCTGTCTGTAAGTTTACGCGGAATCACATGCACATCCATTTCAGCTAGATGCACAGCCACGCTTAAAAATTCATTAGAAGCCAAATACATAACCAAGAATTCGCGAACATATGCACAAACCGAGGGCAGAGATTCATCAAGTGTGACATCAAGCATATTTGCCATGATGATTGCCACGGCATAGACCACAAATTTGCTTACGCCATGCCTGAATTTCGCACTGCTATATGAACCGTTCTTCAATGCTCTTCCGAGTCCAAGAGCGAAATCAGACAGATAGAGAACAATCAAAGCAAGCAAGGCTTTATCGAATCCACCTAAAAGCCATGAGGCCGCAGAACATCCGACTGCAAGGCAAGCTTTGATTGTAATATTGTCGAAAAGTTGGTTCATATCTGTCTCTAATATTTCTTTCAGGTTCGGCCCCGATAAGACGGAACCGAACCTAAATAGTATTAAGCGTTAAGCTTCACCCGAACAGTTTCATCAGCATCAGCCGCAGAAGCGAAAGCGATTCCCGCTCTTACGTTATCAGGAGCCAAAACAGTGATAGCTCCATCCCCATCAAGGTAAACAACGGTCCCTTGCAAGATTTCCCCGGCGATCTTTGGAAACTCCCAAACCTCTTCCGTTGCAAGTTCACCAATTGCGCCATCTGGAATATCTACAAGAGCGACACCCACCAAAACCCCGACAGGAACCGGAGAACCAGACAGAACATCCGCTCCGGTGCTGTTTGTCCATGTCATGGTTTTGCCAATCTGAACGTGATTACCAGCCATGTTAATTCTCCTTATTTACCGGGGTTCTTCTGGAATCCGCGATGATCCATAAGCCCTGCACCAGCTTCGAGACGAACCTTTATTTTAAGGCCGTCTGAATCAAAATCAGGCTCTTCATCAACAAATGGGGATTCAATACCGTCAAGGAATGCCACTTCAATAGTATCCACCTGTGCAGGATCACCGATCAGATAATGTGCATCGACATCAAAATCATCAAGACGAGGTTCGGAAATAGGTTGGAGCTTTCCGGCCCAAGGATTGTGAACACCGGAAGACATATTTGCATCTGGCAGAGCCGCAGAACGGATAAGAACTTCTGCTTCGGTTTCCTGTGCGACTGGAGTCAGTAGAAAGCGTGGACGCAAATCAAGACGCGCCCCATTCGGACCTTTCTGCATACGCATAGACTTACGACCAGCATTCAAAGTGGCAGCAGAAACACGCCCCTTAACAGTGGCTTCAAGGTTGTTATGCTTTGCATGGAATAGGTTGTAATTGTCGCTCATTTTAGGATTGGAAAGCAGCAAACCATAAACAATATCCGCAACTTTGCGGGCCGAAGCATTACCGAACAGTTGCGGAATACGGGTGAAGACTCGTAGATCATCATTAACCAGCATTTCACGGGTAAGGCGCACGTTTTTGCCATAACGGGCAATGCGGTAGCTTTCCATGGAATCCTTGAATGATCCTGTCTTGTATTCACCGTGTTCGTTGATAAGTTCCAGATCAGGAGCTTCGGACAGACTCACACCGTGGATTTCTTTAAAATCATTGGCGGGGATGATGTTCACCCAAGGCCGCCAAGTTGCCGGAGCTTCTGCATAAGCTTTAAGCAACACTTTGTTAGTTATTGCCGCAAAGATTGACGGAAAATCACTTGTGGATGCTCCGAATTGCTGAGGCCTAAGAACCTGCGATGCAAGTTTTGACTGGGACATTCCACGGGTTGAAACACCGCTTCTTTCCAGAATATCCCTTGCAAGATCGGTAAGACGCATCACTCTGAAATCTTCATAGCCCGGTGCGGGTTTTTCTTCGGTTATTCCAGCGCGGAAAAGCATTCCAGATACAGCGGCATCATGAAGCTTTTCACCCTCAGTACGTCCGGCAAAAATATGACCGGAAGGTGCAAGTGGCTGGTGCTGGGAACTTAGTTCCGACAGGATCAGCTTATTCAAATCACTTGCCCCTTTTCCGCCATCAACCAGCTTTTTGCGGAAATCAGCAGATAGCCCGAACATGGTAACCTGATCATCAATAAAATTAATGCGCTGGCGTTCAGCTAGGGCAACTTCCTGTTCGTTAACTAACGGTGGTTGAGGCGTAGCACTTTGATTCGCAGGTGCTTGCGGGGTTTGAGCTTGTGCGGGATCTACTTTCGGAGCACCATCCGCGCTCAACCATGCAGGTGCATCTTCAAGGTTATTCAGGGCTTCGTAATCTAGTCCCATTTCTTTTAATAAGGTGCGGGCAGAGTCCTCAGTGACATTTTCAAGGCCATTAGCCCGCAGGAAAAGTTTCAACCATTTCTTCATGACCGATTCCTCCGGTTTAGGTTTTGGCCGTTCATTCATCGCCACGGCCTCGGTATCTCCATCCGCGCCAAGAACGCAGAAGGATGTTTCACGCACAAACGACTTGCGCCACACATATAAAGGTCCAACAAGCTCTTCACCGTTAACGGTAACGGTTGCACCTACTTTTACTTCTTCAACAGCTTCAGGCCACACCCCTATGGATGCTTGCCACGGAAATTTCTGGTCAGAGAGTTTAATGACTTCCTTCGCATCGTCCGTATCCAGAAAGAACCCTTCCAGCACCAAGCCGGATTCTTCCAGCTTGATAGAATCAGCAATGCCGATCTTCTTTTTAGGGTCATGTTCCTCAAGAATAGGAATGCGCTTTTCTGTACGGATGCCGGAAAGCTCAATGACAAAACGCATGAAACAACGCTGAACAATTGATCCGGTGTAACCGACAATATGAAAGCGGCGCGGCTTGCCTTCTTCCTGTTCTGATAGATTCAGCCCCGCAGTTAGTTGCAGTGGTGCATTCTCACTTTCTGCAAGGTTCAATGGGAAAATTTTATTCACTTTTATTCTCCGTCATTTGCCATTTCTTGATGTCTTCATTTTCGCGCGCCAACTCTTCAACAACTTCATCGTAATCTTCGCCCCGCTCCGCGCATATTTTGCGACGGGTAGTACAGCCCATGCGGAGCATGAGGTCTGCGGACTTGGCATCTTTCATAGGATCAACCCAAGGCCAGCCGGGGAACTGACAACTTGCCGGAACAACCGGACCAGTCATCAAAGGTTCAAGCCCGCCCAGCCAGAGCATCCGGCAGAACATTTTCCAAGTAGGCATAACGCCCTTACGACCTAGAAGATTTTGTTGAACGCGATAGCCGCGCCGTTCTTCCAGAGTGGCGGAACGAGCGGACGCAAAGGAGGCATCTGAATAATCGTTTGAAAAAGCTTCGTAAGACATTCCGAAACCAGTAGAACTACCGCGCAAGCTTGTTTTCACATACGGCTCATAAGTCGGGCCGGGGTGCGTAAACTGGGCTTCATGAACCTTGGTTCCTTGCGGCAAGGTCACAATCTGCCCCGGTTCAACATAGTCGGGAATGTACCCTTCCACGCCTTCGGCCTGATCACCCATTTCGCCGCCAAGCGGATTAACCATTTCTGCATAAGGTGTTTCAACGAAGAAACCGAAAGCCGCCATCAGCCGTGCAACAATACGGTGCGAGTCCTGAAATTCGCTGAAATCGCGCATTTCCATAACAACCGGAGCCATCCACGAAATGCCACGGTTCTGGCTGGAGCGAATAGGCCGAAAAATATGACGCACCCACTGAGCCGAAACTCGAACAGATTCGCGGCTCATCAAGCGGCGCATATCGCCGGGGTGTTCGCTGAATAAATGATAAGCGACAGGATGCCCTTTACGGTTGAACTCAACGCCTCGCATGGCATAACCGCCACCCTCTAAAGGACCATCAACCGAGCTGTCCAAGTGATCGCATTCCAGAAGTTCAACGCCCAAAGGTGCAATACCAAGATCAAGTAAATCAGGATCAGGATAGAAACGGAGAAGGCATTCTCCGTCCTGCCAAAGGTGGTTCATAATCAAACGCTGAATATCTTCAAAACCAACTTCGTCCGATTCCGCCCAGTCTTTCCAGTGCTGTTCGATTTTACGGTTAAAGGTGTGGTCAAGATCACCATCAGCATTGAGCTGTGCGGCCTGCGGTTTGATTCCAGTATAGATAACGTTGTTTGCTATGCGTTCCAGCGCACCGGAAACATGGGTAGAATTGCGAACCAGATCACGCGCACGGGCCACAATCAAAGCATGTTCGTGTCTAGAAAGGTTATCGGCACTGCGGTTGGTTGGTCGCCAATTAGAATTGGGACCACGACGGGAAGCCGCAGAGTAAGCAGAAAGATTCGCACGGCTACGACACCAGCTTGCAGCAGCATCCGGCGAGACTGCACCGACACACTGAGCAACAAAGG encodes:
- a CDS encoding N-acetylmuramoyl-L-alanine amidase; translated protein: MNLIRFKTGVVMGRQVDMVVVHCSDSAWGNAAVINEWHLERGWSGIGYHMVILNGHPTSRGEYDPSLDGIVELGRDIEVKGAHCKGFNSRSIGVCLIGKETFTENQMETLTQVLLEILQHYGLDADAVYGHNELDDHKTCPNQEVAEIRDRLWNLMS
- a CDS encoding phage major capsid protein, giving the protein MNKIFPLNLAESENAPLQLTAGLNLSEQEEGKPRRFHIVGYTGSIVQRCFMRFVIELSGIRTEKRIPILEEHDPKKKIGIADSIKLEESGLVLEGFFLDTDDAKEVIKLSDQKFPWQASIGVWPEAVEEVKVGATVTVNGEELVGPLYVWRKSFVRETSFCVLGADGDTEAVAMNERPKPKPEESVMKKWLKLFLRANGLENVTEDSARTLLKEMGLDYEALNNLEDAPAWLSADGAPKVDPAQAQTPQAPANQSATPQPPLVNEQEVALAERQRINFIDDQVTMFGLSADFRKKLVDGGKGASDLNKLILSELSSQHQPLAPSGHIFAGRTEGEKLHDAAVSGMLFRAGITEEKPAPGYEDFRVMRLTDLARDILERSGVSTRGMSQSKLASQVLRPQQFGASTSDFPSIFAAITNKVLLKAYAEAPATWRPWVNIIPANDFKEIHGVSLSEAPDLELINEHGEYKTGSFKDSMESYRIARYGKNVRLTREMLVNDDLRVFTRIPQLFGNASARKVADIVYGLLLSNPKMSDNYNLFHAKHNNLEATVKGRVSAATLNAGRKSMRMQKGPNGARLDLRPRFLLTPVAQETEAEVLIRSAALPDANMSSGVHNPWAGKLQPISEPRLDDFDVDAHYLIGDPAQVDTIEVAFLDGIESPFVDEEPDFDSDGLKIKVRLEAGAGLMDHRGFQKNPGK
- a CDS encoding head-tail joining protein, translated to MNDFLADMEDDLDIFFDGLDAHEILVIAENRTFKAYKDADMDEAMLGRAMVFNPDSPVLTCKEIDASGLEQGSQVVLESKTYDVYAFRPDGSGLGKIELTLAQ
- a CDS encoding GPW/gp25 family protein, whose translation is MKGVCAVTGKHVEGLTHLRQSITDILTTPIGSRIMRRTYGSRLFKLVDRPYSSDLLVEYYSAVAEALKKWEPRYKLTSVIVESLNSAGEIIINLVGKYLPEGKEITLDGIVIS
- a CDS encoding DUF2190 family protein — its product is MAGNHVQIGKTMTWTNSTGADVLSGSPVPVGVLVGVALVDIPDGAIGELATEEVWEFPKIAGEILQGTVVYLDGDGAITVLAPDNVRAGIAFASAADADETVRVKLNA
- a CDS encoding phage portal protein; translated protein: MNVYNGWTSFVAQCVGAVSPDAAASWCRSRANLSAYSAASRRGPNSNWRPTNRSADNLSRHEHALIVARARDLVRNSTHVSGALERIANNVIYTGIKPQAAQLNADGDLDHTFNRKIEQHWKDWAESDEVGFEDIQRLIMNHLWQDGECLLRFYPDPDLLDLGIAPLGVELLECDHLDSSVDGPLEGGGYAMRGVEFNRKGHPVAYHLFSEHPGDMRRLMSRESVRVSAQWVRHIFRPIRSSQNRGISWMAPVVMEMRDFSEFQDSHRIVARLMAAFGFFVETPYAEMVNPLGGEMGDQAEGVEGYIPDYVEPGQIVTLPQGTKVHEAQFTHPGPTYEPYVKTSLRGSSTGFGMSYEAFSNDYSDASFASARSATLEERRGYRVQQNLLGRKGVMPTWKMFCRMLWLGGLEPLMTGPVVPASCQFPGWPWVDPMKDAKSADLMLRMGCTTRRKICAERGEDYDEVVEELARENEDIKKWQMTENKSE
- a CDS encoding phage baseplate assembly protein V: MQNSNFHKSEIDRRLSNMIRIGTVAEADYSKARVRVSFGEAVSDWLPWVTFRAGGDHTWWAPEVGEQVIVLAPSGEISGGAVLGSLFSTNHPAPADRPTIHRTTYEDGAIIEYDRLNHILHAYIPGFENREIDKDMTVQVHRDVSMTIDRDEFKQVGRDVFNDIGGNRTDIIGGNVSDDIGGDVNRAVGGKVILDVVGEIVINSATRVTLSAPQLVFDGPITHGNSTHGGGAELYGEIIHREGDFIQHDGDTISEGVSLQHHVHGENGTVTDEPTGGAS
- a CDS encoding baseplate assembly protein; the encoded protein is MTFEPINMSKVPAPDIVEPLDFESILAELLADLRARDPQFTALVESDPAYKILEVAAYRELGLRQRVNDAARAVMVAYAPGADLDNLAALAPVERKLIDAGDSEARPVILPTYEGDDEFRARVQMAPEGFSSAGPDGAYVFHALKVPAVRGAAALSSLPGEVEVYVLTRDGDGLPDAETLIAVDDVVNDREVRPLTDHVTVKPAVIVNYEVKATLYIQPGPAPSSVIDSALAAVTEYANERHSLGSTVPLSGIYAALHVEGVAKVELISPVSDLAMQPEQAAYCTSFEVGEG